Genomic DNA from Desulfurispira natronophila:
CAAAGTCGAACTTCTTGCCCTTATCTACCTTTTTACTCGCATCCATACGGCTTTGGTATGGACCAAGCTCCATGTAGTAGTCCTGCAGCTTGCATTCACCAGCCTGGTCGCAGATAGGGCAGTCCAGAGGATGGTTGATAAGGGTAAATTCCAACGTATTGCGTCGCAACGCCATTGAGCTCTCACGGCTAAGATAAATTTCCATGCCATCCTGAGCTGGGGTATTGCACGCAATCTGGGGACCCCTTCCACCTTCTACTTCTATAAGACACAGGCGACAGTTACCGTCAAAACCCAGTGCCGGATGGTAGCAGAAGTGTGGGATGTGTATTCCCGCGGCGTCCAGAGCAGCGATTAGGTTGACCCCTTCTTCAACCTCTACGCTCTGTCCGTCCACTTTTATTGTCACCATTTTTGCCATTGATAGTACCTCACTCACTTGGGAAAGGGGCACTTGCCCAGTTTGATATGTTCTTCGAACTCTTCACGAAACTTGAGGATATGGCTTCGACATGGCATAGCAGCGGCACCTGAAAGGACGCATACTGTCTTGCCTTCCACATTATCCGCAATACTGAGAAGCAGATCGAGATCTTCCATTTTGCCTTTCCCGTCTTCTATGTCGGCGACCACCTTGTACATCCAGCCCAGTCCTTCACGACAGGGTGTGCACTGACCACAGGATTCATGCTGGTAAAAGTACAGCAAGTTTTTCAGATTGCGCACCATGCAAGTTTGATCATCAGAGACAATCATGCCACCGGAACCAAGCATGCTACCATTTTCCATAAGTGATTCGTAATCGAGAGTACACTTGGCCACATCTTCGGCATTAAGTACCGGGCAGGAGGAACCTCCAGGTATAACCGCCTTGAGCTTGCGGCCCTTCCACACTCCACCGGCTAACTTATCGATGAACTCCTGCATGGAGACTCCCATCTCCACTTCGTACACACCTGGTTTTTCCACATGACCGCTGATGCCAAAAAGGAAGGTGCCCGCACTCTTTTCTGTTCCAAATTTGCGATAACCTTCGGCACCGTGTTCAATAATATATGGCACGGATGCTATGGTCTGGACGTTGTTGATGATGGTAGGAGCATCGTAAAGACCAACCAGGGCAGGGAAGGGTGGTTTAACGCGAGGCTGGCCTTTTTTACCCTCAATGGACTCCAAAAGAGCCATTTCCTCGCCACATACGTAGGCACCGGCACCGCTGTGAACCGTGACGTCTACCCGGTAACCCTTGCCACAAGCATTCTCACCCAGCAAGCCAGCTTCATAGGCCTCGTCAATGGCATTTTGAAGCATGCGAGCCTGAGCCACATACTCACCACGAATGTAAATATACGCATCGTGAGCCTTGATGGCGTAGCAGGTAATAATTATTCCCTCAATCAGCATGTGAGGGTCTTTTTCAATAATCTGGCGATCCTTGAATGTCCCTGGCTCTGACTCATCGGAGTTTACTGCCAGGTAAACCGGCTTGTCGTTATCCTTGGGCAAAAAGCTCCACTTCATCCCTGCAGGAAAACCAGCTCCACCGCGCCCGCGCAGGCCGCTGTTTTTGACTTCCTCGACAATATCCCCAGGCTCCATACCAAAGGCCTTGTCTATTTGGGAGTAGCCACCATGTTGGCGGGCAACTTCCAGGGTGAAGGAGTCCTTGAGATGGTACTTGGCGCTCAGGACTTTTACTTCTTTCAGTTCTACTGCTGCTGTCATTACTTCCACCTCTTCACGGCAACTGGTCCAGAATCTGGTCCACCCGCTCAGGGGTGAGATTCTCGTGGTAGTCGTCATTAAGCTGCATCATGGGCCCACCACCGCAGGCTGCCAGACACTCCACCTGACTCAGGGTAAATCGCCCATCAGCAGTGGTCTGCCCCGGCTTGATACCAAGCTTTTTGCTAATGTGCTTCAAAATTTCCTCTTTACCCCGCAGTTCACAGGAGAGGGTGCGGCACAACTGAATATGATACTTCCCGATAGGGTGAAGGTGGTACATTGTGTAGAATGTTGCCACTTCGTAGACATCGGTAACAGGAATTTCCAGACGCTCGGCAATATACTCCATGGCCTCGGCGCTGACCCATCCTTCCTGCCGTTGGGCAAGCCACAGGCAGGGGAGGTTAAGAGATTTTTTCTGGTCCTTTGGGTAGCGCGTAAGGAGCTGCTGGAATTTTCTTTCAGTCTCTTCACTAAAGGCAAAGGGCTTATCGGCCCGTATGGCTTTTCGTTCTTCTGCACTCATCGGTCCAACTCACCTGCTATGATGTTAAAGCTTCCGAGGTTGATGACGGCGTCGGCTACCATTCCACCTTCAATAACGTGGGGATAAGCCTGCATCATGTAGAAACAGGGGGGGCGCACCTTGACTTTATACGGGCCACCACTGCCATCGGATACAATGTAGAACCCGAGCTCACCATTGGCGGCCTCGGTGGCATCGTAGATTTCACCAACCGGCGACTTTATGCCTTCGAATATAAGCTTGAAGTGATTCATCAAGGCTTCGATATTGTCGTAAACTTCACCCTTGGGAGGGAGGAATACGTTGGAGTCGCTTACATTAACCGGCCCACCTGGGATTTGCTTCACTGCCTGGCGAATA
This window encodes:
- the nuoE gene encoding NADH-quinone oxidoreductase subunit NuoE, translated to MSAEERKAIRADKPFAFSEETERKFQQLLTRYPKDQKKSLNLPCLWLAQRQEGWVSAEAMEYIAERLEIPVTDVYEVATFYTMYHLHPIGKYHIQLCRTLSCELRGKEEILKHISKKLGIKPGQTTADGRFTLSQVECLAACGGGPMMQLNDDYHENLTPERVDQILDQLP
- the nuoF gene encoding NADH-quinone oxidoreductase subunit NuoF; the protein is MTAAVELKEVKVLSAKYHLKDSFTLEVARQHGGYSQIDKAFGMEPGDIVEEVKNSGLRGRGGAGFPAGMKWSFLPKDNDKPVYLAVNSDESEPGTFKDRQIIEKDPHMLIEGIIITCYAIKAHDAYIYIRGEYVAQARMLQNAIDEAYEAGLLGENACGKGYRVDVTVHSGAGAYVCGEEMALLESIEGKKGQPRVKPPFPALVGLYDAPTIINNVQTIASVPYIIEHGAEGYRKFGTEKSAGTFLFGISGHVEKPGVYEVEMGVSMQEFIDKLAGGVWKGRKLKAVIPGGSSCPVLNAEDVAKCTLDYESLMENGSMLGSGGMIVSDDQTCMVRNLKNLLYFYQHESCGQCTPCREGLGWMYKVVADIEDGKGKMEDLDLLLSIADNVEGKTVCVLSGAAAMPCRSHILKFREEFEEHIKLGKCPFPK